A portion of the Armatimonadota bacterium genome contains these proteins:
- the gltX gene encoding glutamate--tRNA ligase, which yields MKEVKVRFPPSPTGFVHIGNIRTALFNWLFARHSGGKFVLRIEDTDRARLVPGAEEEIFESLRWIGLVWDEGPIVGGAYGPYVQSERLEIYKRYAEELLEKGAAYYCFCTPERLEQMRREQEARKEPTGYDRTCAAFTADEVRARLEKGIPAVIRFRVPDTGQTTIQDLVRGEITFENRLLDDFVIIKSDGYPTYHFASVVDDHEMRITHVIRGEEWISSTPKHVLMYQAFGWEPPQFAHTTSILGPDRTRLSKRHGAMRFLEYREKGFLPEAMVNYMALLGWSSGEDRDLYTISELIERFSIEGIVRNPAIFDIQKLEWMNGEYIRKADLGRIADLCIPFLRQAGFFPENPTVEDGAYLREVVNLVRDRLKYLAQIVEFADFFFISELSYEEKGVEKWLRQDYVKELLCKMLPAIREIPKWTAESIEETARKVGEEMGLSGGAVIHPLRMAVTGRTAGPSLFETMRVLGRERVISRLSQTLDLLTRNRL from the coding sequence ATGAAAGAAGTTAAAGTAAGGTTCCCACCAAGTCCAACAGGTTTTGTTCACATTGGGAATATTCGTACGGCGCTCTTTAACTGGCTTTTTGCTAGGCATAGTGGCGGTAAGTTTGTGCTTCGTATTGAAGATACGGACAGGGCCAGGTTGGTTCCTGGTGCTGAGGAAGAGATTTTCGAGAGCCTAAGATGGATTGGCTTGGTGTGGGATGAGGGGCCGATAGTCGGAGGAGCCTATGGGCCCTATGTACAGTCTGAGCGATTGGAGATTTACAAAAGGTATGCCGAAGAACTGCTTGAGAAAGGTGCTGCTTATTACTGCTTTTGTACGCCGGAACGATTGGAACAGATGCGAAGAGAACAAGAAGCTCGTAAAGAGCCTACTGGATATGACCGCACTTGTGCTGCCTTTACTGCTGATGAGGTTAGGGCAAGATTGGAAAAGGGAATCCCGGCAGTTATTCGCTTCAGAGTTCCCGACACAGGACAGACAACCATCCAAGATTTGGTTAGGGGTGAAATCACCTTCGAGAACCGCTTGCTGGATGATTTTGTGATTATAAAGTCCGATGGATATCCTACTTACCACTTTGCTAGTGTGGTAGATGACCATGAAATGCGCATTACCCATGTTATTCGCGGCGAGGAATGGATATCAAGTACGCCAAAGCATGTGCTTATGTATCAAGCTTTTGGGTGGGAGCCACCGCAATTCGCACATACAACTTCAATTCTTGGGCCAGACCGCACAAGGTTAAGCAAACGTCATGGAGCAATGCGTTTCCTGGAATATAGGGAGAAAGGCTTCCTCCCTGAGGCTATGGTGAACTATATGGCACTTCTGGGGTGGTCTTCGGGTGAGGATCGTGATCTTTATACGATTTCGGAGCTAATTGAGCGCTTTAGCATCGAGGGAATTGTTAGAAACCCAGCAATCTTCGACATCCAGAAGCTTGAATGGATGAACGGTGAGTATATACGTAAGGCAGACCTAGGCCGTATTGCAGACCTTTGCATTCCATTTCTGCGTCAGGCAGGCTTTTTCCCGGAAAATCCTACGGTGGAGGATGGGGCATACTTGCGCGAAGTCGTTAATCTTGTGCGCGACCGACTTAAATATTTGGCTCAAATTGTCGAATTTGCTGACTTTTTCTTTATAAGCGAGCTAAGCTACGAAGAAAAAGGCGTTGAAAAATGGTTGCGGCAAGATTACGTAAAAGAACTACTCTGCAAAATGCTTCCCGCAATACGTGAGATACCAAAATGGACGGCCGAATCGATAGAAGAAACAGCGCGAAAGGTCGGGGAAGAGATGGGTCTGTCTGGTGGTGCGGTAATCCATCCGCTTCGCATGGCTGTCACAGGACGCACAGCGGGCCCTAGCCTTTTTGAAACAATGCGTGTTCTAGGTCGAGAAAGGGTTATAAGTCGTTTAAGCCAGACTCTAGACTTGTTAACTAGAAATCGGCTCTAA
- the hemB gene encoding porphobilinogen synthase — MIKVRPRRLRTSEAIRRLVSETELSVNDFIYPVFVVPGKEICEKIEPMPGCARYSVDRLVEEAKEIRALGIPGILLFGIPESKNEIATEAYAPDGIVQKAIKAIKKAVNDLLIITDVCLCEYTSHGHCGIVRDGKVINDLTLPLLAKVAVSHAQAGADIVAPSDMMDGRVAAIRQALDENGFEDTAIMAYSAKYASAFYGPFREAAESAPKFGDRKSYQMDSANAREAIKEVMLDIEEGADIVMVKPALPYLDIIRRVKDVVNIPVAAYNVSGEYAMVKAAAQNGWLDEQKTVMEVLTSIKRAGADIILTYHAKDAARWLSEI, encoded by the coding sequence ATGATAAAAGTTCGTCCAAGACGACTTAGGACTTCAGAAGCCATTAGACGGTTAGTCTCCGAGACAGAGCTTTCGGTCAATGATTTCATCTACCCTGTCTTTGTAGTGCCAGGCAAAGAAATTTGCGAGAAAATCGAACCAATGCCAGGATGTGCACGCTATTCCGTCGACCGATTAGTCGAAGAGGCAAAGGAAATTCGCGCTCTTGGCATCCCAGGAATTTTGTTGTTTGGTATTCCAGAGTCGAAAAACGAAATTGCCACAGAAGCATATGCTCCAGATGGAATTGTCCAAAAAGCAATAAAAGCAATCAAGAAGGCTGTGAATGATCTCCTCATAATTACTGATGTCTGCCTATGTGAGTATACCTCTCATGGTCATTGTGGCATTGTTCGAGATGGAAAAGTAATTAACGACCTCACACTCCCCCTTCTTGCCAAAGTTGCCGTATCCCATGCACAAGCCGGAGCCGATATTGTGGCACCATCTGATATGATGGACGGCAGAGTTGCGGCAATTCGGCAGGCACTCGATGAAAATGGATTCGAAGACACTGCGATAATGGCATATTCAGCCAAGTATGCATCAGCATTCTACGGCCCATTCCGCGAGGCGGCAGAAAGCGCACCAAAGTTCGGCGACCGCAAGTCGTATCAAATGGATTCTGCGAACGCCCGCGAGGCAATCAAGGAGGTCATGCTAGATATTGAGGAAGGCGCAGACATAGTGATGGTGAAGCCTGCCCTTCCTTACTTGGATATCATAAGGCGAGTAAAGGATGTAGTCAACATCCCCGTTGCGGCATATAATGTTTCAGGCGAGTACGCGATGGTCAAGGCTGCTGCACAGAATGGTTGGCTGGATGAACAGAAAACGGTAATGGAAGTCCTTACCTCAATCAAGCGCGCTGGAGCCGACATTATCCTAACATATCATGCAAAAGATGCCGCCAGATGGCTTAGCGAAATTTAG
- a CDS encoding bifunctional 4-hydroxy-2-oxoglutarate aldolase/2-dehydro-3-deoxy-phosphogluconate aldolase, producing MNKQQILDEIIKCGIAAIVRGQSAEKILKAIEAALEGGVVVIEITFTVPNALEIIKHLSANIGDDVILGAGTVLTPEMAEDAIQAGAQFIVSPCTNLEVIDKAKSLGAPVFPGALTPTEVVTAWQAGADMVKIFPANVMGPTYLKDLRGPLPEVKFIPTGGVTLDTAKAYLENGASALGVGSDLINKQLMDEGNFTEIKERAQRFMQIVKQFRD from the coding sequence ATGAACAAACAGCAGATTTTGGATGAGATAATAAAATGCGGAATTGCCGCAATTGTAAGAGGACAATCTGCGGAAAAAATTCTCAAGGCTATCGAGGCAGCCTTGGAAGGCGGTGTAGTCGTCATAGAGATTACATTTACTGTGCCGAACGCACTGGAAATTATCAAGCATCTTTCGGCAAATATTGGAGATGACGTAATATTAGGTGCAGGCACGGTTCTTACGCCCGAAATGGCTGAGGATGCAATCCAAGCAGGTGCACAGTTTATAGTAAGTCCTTGCACAAATCTCGAGGTAATTGACAAAGCTAAGTCTCTTGGTGCCCCTGTATTTCCGGGAGCACTGACTCCAACCGAAGTTGTTACCGCCTGGCAAGCTGGAGCAGATATGGTAAAAATCTTCCCAGCTAACGTTATGGGGCCAACATATCTCAAAGACCTTCGTGGGCCACTTCCTGAGGTAAAGTTCATACCAACTGGCGGCGTTACTCTTGATACAGCGAAGGCATACCTTGAGAACGGCGCCTCTGCTCTAGGTGTAGGCAGCGACCTTATTAACAAACAATTGATGGACGAGGGCAATTTCACAGAAATCAAAGAGCGAGCCCAAAGGTTTATGCAAATAGTTAAGCAATTTAGGGATTAA
- a CDS encoding sugar phosphate isomerase/epimerase — protein MRLGVIVGLAKGAEIEIKKVHDLGLPTCQVSCWNPNIYNDNTLRELMNACEKYCVEVTSVWAGYPGPAVWNFIDGPATIGLVPPEYRSMRVDALKKAADFAAKAGISSITTHAGFIPENPKDPLYAGTIKALSEVAQHCKRAGICFCFETGQETPITLLRAIKDIGTDNLGVNLDPANLLMYGKANPIDALDVLGPYIRGVHAKDGEYPTDPGKLGIEKPLGQGRVNFPVLIPKLKSFGFSGALTIEREISGEQQIIDIKHAIKILEPLC, from the coding sequence TTGCGTTTGGGAGTGATAGTGGGGCTTGCAAAGGGCGCGGAAATCGAGATAAAGAAGGTGCATGATTTGGGGCTCCCTACTTGTCAGGTATCATGTTGGAACCCTAATATATATAATGATAACACTCTGAGGGAACTTATGAATGCCTGCGAGAAATACTGCGTTGAAGTAACTTCAGTTTGGGCAGGATATCCTGGACCGGCAGTTTGGAACTTCATAGATGGCCCTGCAACAATAGGCTTAGTGCCTCCCGAATATCGAAGCATGCGAGTAGATGCCTTGAAGAAAGCTGCTGACTTCGCCGCTAAAGCGGGAATTTCCTCTATCACTACCCATGCAGGCTTCATACCAGAGAACCCAAAAGATCCACTATATGCAGGCACGATCAAAGCATTGTCAGAAGTTGCACAACACTGCAAGCGCGCCGGAATATGTTTCTGTTTTGAGACTGGGCAAGAAACGCCTATTACGCTTCTTCGAGCCATTAAGGACATTGGAACAGACAACCTCGGTGTGAACCTCGACCCCGCAAACCTGCTAATGTATGGAAAAGCCAACCCCATTGACGCACTTGATGTTCTTGGCCCGTATATCCGCGGAGTCCATGCAAAGGACGGCGAGTATCCCACCGACCCAGGAAAACTCGGCATCGAGAAGCCTTTGGGCCAGGGAAGGGTTAACTTCCCAGTGCTCATCCCGAAGCTAAAGTCGTTTGGATTCTCAGGTGCACTTACAATAGAGCGAGAAATTAGTGGCGAACAACAAATCATTGATATCAAACATGCAATAAAAATATTAGAACCTCTCTGTTAG
- the rsmG gene encoding 16S rRNA (guanine(527)-N(7))-methyltransferase RsmG has translation MAGMLRGILASGASELGIHLDEKQLDAFDIFTSLLLEWNKKFNLTRITNPEEIAIKHHLDSLALLKFVEIPHSSSLIDVGTGAGFPGIPLKIACPELKLKLLDSVRKKLVFLEVVVEKVMLKDVELVHGRAEDIGRVQSYRECFDFVVSRAVARLNVLAELCLPFCRIGGLFVAYKGAHIEEEVEGAQRAIGILGGEKPIINELVIPHSDVRRTLVIVRKCRSTPAAYPRKAGVPERNPL, from the coding sequence ATGGCCGGAATGTTGAGGGGAATTCTGGCGTCGGGTGCGTCAGAGCTGGGGATTCATTTGGATGAGAAACAGCTTGACGCATTTGATATCTTTACGTCTCTTCTTTTGGAATGGAACAAGAAGTTTAATCTCACCCGCATTACGAATCCAGAGGAGATAGCAATAAAGCACCACCTTGATTCTCTCGCGTTGTTAAAATTCGTCGAGATACCTCATAGCTCATCGCTTATAGATGTCGGCACGGGGGCAGGTTTCCCGGGGATACCACTAAAGATAGCATGCCCAGAGCTGAAGCTAAAACTTCTTGACTCTGTTCGGAAAAAGCTTGTTTTCCTTGAAGTTGTTGTCGAGAAAGTAATGCTAAAGGACGTTGAGCTGGTGCATGGGCGTGCGGAAGATATTGGAAGGGTACAATCTTATCGAGAGTGCTTTGATTTTGTTGTTTCGAGAGCTGTTGCACGGTTGAATGTGCTGGCAGAGCTTTGTCTGCCTTTCTGTCGAATTGGCGGCTTATTCGTGGCTTACAAAGGGGCGCATATAGAGGAAGAAGTGGAAGGCGCCCAAAGGGCGATTGGAATTCTCGGTGGCGAAAAACCTATCATAAATGAGCTTGTGATTCCACACAGCGACGTGCGGCGTACACTGGTGATTGTTCGGAAATGCCGAAGCACGCCAGCAGCATATCCAAGAAAAGCTGGCGTGCCCGAACGGAATCCGCTTTAG
- a CDS encoding LuxR C-terminal-related transcriptional regulator, producing the protein MTAVTMPQVREDRTIRLTKREIEVLSLVIEGKSSKEVAEELYVSKRTVDFHLANIYEKLQVSNRVQAYRRATSLGLIPLEPAEVRSK; encoded by the coding sequence ATGACGGCTGTGACTATGCCCCAAGTTCGAGAGGATAGAACCATCCGACTTACCAAGCGGGAGATTGAGGTTCTATCGCTTGTAATCGAGGGGAAGTCGAGCAAAGAGGTGGCGGAGGAGCTGTACGTGAGCAAGCGAACAGTGGACTTTCACCTCGCAAACATCTACGAGAAGTTGCAGGTAAGCAACAGAGTACAAGCCTACCGCAGAGCAACCAGCCTCGGCCTAATACCGCTCGAGCCTGCTGAGGTTAGATCGAAATAA
- a CDS encoding family 10 glycosylhydrolase has translation MRSRFFALTLLYFAMLESLYAAAKPEFRAVGVHTWIPGMLSKAELDDTIRWAKDCNMNVLVVQARRTGDAFYNSAIEPRSADIKEKDFDPIGYAVEQGHANNFEVHAWFNVFRVWGSSKNPPYPNHVINLHPEWLCKDVNGNTASKDGRFLDPGVPEVREYTIKVLTDLLTKYDIDGIMLDFIRYPGREWGYNDIAVARFNKTYGRTGKPAPEDPLWGQWRRDQVTQMVRDIYKTIQRVKPHVKLCAATIPWGDCPSDFKKTDAYAWVFQDWRGWMQEGILDANMPMNYKDPSKPNHHRMYLNWLDGMKRWSYGRHAYTENMVFCNNIEGAIEQIKQARKKGILGVFGFAFSQSQCREALGKALKEHVFQEPAPVPEMPWKPKAKKQADSKLEATSK, from the coding sequence ATGAGATCTAGATTTTTTGCTCTAACGTTGCTGTATTTTGCGATGTTAGAAAGCTTGTATGCTGCCGCTAAGCCAGAGTTTCGAGCAGTAGGTGTGCATACGTGGATACCAGGCATGTTAAGCAAAGCTGAGCTCGACGATACAATCCGATGGGCAAAAGATTGCAATATGAATGTGCTAGTTGTTCAAGCGCGCCGAACAGGTGATGCGTTCTATAATTCGGCAATAGAGCCTCGTTCGGCAGATATTAAAGAAAAAGACTTCGACCCAATTGGTTATGCAGTCGAGCAGGGCCACGCAAACAACTTTGAGGTGCATGCTTGGTTTAATGTGTTCCGTGTATGGGGAAGCTCCAAGAACCCTCCATATCCAAATCATGTAATCAACTTGCATCCTGAATGGCTGTGTAAGGATGTCAATGGTAATACAGCGTCGAAGGACGGTCGTTTTCTTGACCCGGGAGTCCCGGAAGTCCGCGAATACACAATTAAAGTGCTTACCGATTTGCTTACCAAATATGATATCGATGGCATTATGTTGGATTTTATTCGCTATCCTGGTCGAGAGTGGGGATACAACGACATTGCTGTGGCTAGATTCAACAAAACGTATGGCAGAACCGGCAAGCCAGCTCCTGAAGACCCCCTTTGGGGACAGTGGCGACGGGACCAGGTTACGCAGATGGTGCGTGACATCTATAAAACTATTCAGAGAGTCAAACCTCATGTAAAATTATGCGCTGCGACAATTCCCTGGGGCGATTGCCCATCCGACTTCAAGAAGACCGACGCTTACGCTTGGGTCTTTCAAGATTGGAGAGGTTGGATGCAGGAAGGCATTCTCGATGCAAATATGCCTATGAATTACAAAGATCCTTCCAAACCCAATCATCACCGAATGTATCTTAACTGGCTTGACGGGATGAAAAGATGGTCATATGGCAGGCATGCTTACACGGAGAACATGGTTTTTTGCAACAACATTGAAGGAGCGATTGAGCAAATCAAGCAGGCGCGGAAGAAAGGAATTTTGGGCGTCTTTGGATTTGCCTTTAGTCAGTCCCAGTGTCGAGAAGCTCTCGGCAAGGCGCTGAAGGAGCATGTCTTTCAGGAGCCTGCTCCTGTTCCCGAGATGCCTTGGAAGCCAAAGGCAAAAAAGCAAGCGGATTCCAAACTTGAAGCTACCAGCAAGTAG
- a CDS encoding isoprenylcysteine carboxylmethyltransferase family protein → MSKIRIFIGFWIALIVFGIVFPGAFYLISKWLDNLLGLMPFPPESVNQFLAAFALLVGIFWVLWAYSYLHFVGHGSPIEAFGIALYPTQTLVTTGPYAYTRNPMLLGELFILLGIAFAARSLAGLLLIPVLAVAAVVYLKLFEEPGLVRRFGEAYIEYRRRVPVLIPKFR, encoded by the coding sequence ATGTCTAAAATAAGGATATTTATTGGCTTCTGGATTGCTCTAATAGTGTTCGGCATTGTTTTCCCAGGAGCCTTCTATTTAATTAGTAAATGGTTAGATAATTTGCTTGGCCTCATGCCATTTCCGCCTGAAAGTGTTAATCAGTTTTTGGCGGCATTCGCTTTGCTGGTGGGCATTTTTTGGGTACTTTGGGCATACTCTTATTTGCACTTTGTTGGTCATGGTTCTCCCATCGAAGCTTTCGGGATTGCTTTGTACCCTACACAAACGCTTGTCACTACTGGTCCATACGCCTACACTCGAAATCCAATGCTTTTGGGCGAGCTTTTCATCTTACTCGGCATTGCCTTTGCGGCTCGCTCTCTTGCAGGGCTGTTGCTCATCCCAGTGCTTGCAGTGGCGGCGGTTGTCTATCTAAAGTTATTTGAGGAACCAGGGCTTGTCCGTCGTTTTGGTGAAGCTTATATAGAATACCGACGTAGGGTTCCTGTTCTTATTCCTAAATTTCGCTAA
- the rimO gene encoding 30S ribosomal protein S12 methylthiotransferase RimO translates to MAKIGVINLGCPKNRVDAEEILGEADKAGYEIENDPSRADVLIVNTCGFIESAKEESIAAVLDAVRWKAKGACRSVIVTGCLAQRYGDDLAKELPDVDAVIGLGRSSKFGEIIKQILEGERVVEVREPGKWWTVPRCRMLSTPPWTAYLRIADGCDNRCSYCAIPNIRGNFASRAEDDILAEAEGLAKLGVKELNLVGQDITKYGFDTNNEFRLAKLIEKLARLNGIRWIRLLYCYPTRITDELIRTIAQNEKVCKYLDVPLQHCSDRILRAMGRQGTGDSYRRLFERIRGVCPEIALRTTFIVGFPGETDEDFEELLAFVQDIRFDRLGAFVYSPEDGTPAASFDKQVDRKTANNRLHKLMSLQKEISKEKHQMLVGTTLEVLVEENDGRLAVGRSYRDAPEIDGVVYIEDCLEKPGQFIQVEVIEGSEYDLFSRPIKASKRRKHNMEVLN, encoded by the coding sequence ATGGCTAAAATAGGAGTAATAAATCTCGGGTGCCCAAAGAACCGTGTTGACGCTGAGGAAATACTTGGGGAAGCTGATAAGGCGGGCTACGAAATTGAGAACGACCCGTCGCGGGCAGACGTCCTCATTGTAAATACTTGCGGTTTCATTGAGAGTGCGAAGGAGGAGTCCATCGCAGCAGTTCTAGACGCCGTTCGTTGGAAGGCAAAAGGTGCTTGCCGTTCTGTAATAGTCACTGGATGCCTTGCACAGCGGTATGGCGATGATCTTGCCAAAGAACTACCCGACGTTGATGCTGTTATTGGCTTGGGTAGGTCAAGCAAGTTTGGTGAGATAATAAAGCAAATTCTCGAAGGCGAACGCGTCGTCGAAGTCCGGGAACCTGGCAAATGGTGGACGGTACCAAGATGTCGCATGCTTTCGACGCCGCCGTGGACTGCATATTTAAGAATCGCCGATGGCTGTGACAACAGATGCTCATACTGCGCGATTCCAAATATCAGGGGCAACTTTGCAAGTAGGGCCGAAGACGATATCCTTGCCGAAGCTGAAGGGCTCGCCAAGCTTGGTGTGAAGGAGCTTAATTTAGTAGGGCAAGACATTACCAAATATGGTTTCGACACCAATAACGAGTTCCGTTTGGCAAAGCTTATTGAAAAGCTCGCTAGGCTAAATGGTATTCGATGGATTCGCTTGCTCTACTGCTATCCGACGAGGATTACAGACGAGCTGATAAGAACAATTGCTCAGAATGAGAAAGTCTGCAAATACTTGGACGTACCGCTTCAACACTGCTCAGACCGAATCCTTAGAGCAATGGGCCGCCAAGGAACCGGGGATTCATATCGAAGGTTATTTGAGCGCATCCGTGGCGTATGTCCGGAGATTGCACTAAGGACGACTTTCATTGTTGGTTTCCCTGGCGAAACCGATGAGGATTTCGAAGAATTGCTTGCGTTCGTGCAAGATATAAGGTTTGACCGGCTAGGAGCATTCGTTTACTCACCTGAGGATGGCACGCCTGCTGCAAGTTTTGACAAGCAAGTAGACAGAAAAACTGCTAACAATCGACTTCATAAGTTGATGTCGTTGCAGAAGGAAATATCGAAAGAAAAGCACCAAATGCTCGTGGGGACAACGCTTGAAGTGTTAGTTGAGGAGAATGACGGTCGGCTGGCAGTGGGGCGCTCCTATCGTGATGCGCCTGAAATAGATGGAGTTGTTTATATAGAGGATTGCTTGGAAAAGCCTGGGCAATTTATTCAGGTAGAAGTTATCGAAGGCAGTGAGTATGACCTATTTTCGCGTCCAATCAAAGCAAGCAAGAGGAGAAAACATAATATGGAGGTACTGAATTGA
- a CDS encoding DNA translocase FtsK, with protein sequence MNRTRRKIQNDSLMQDIAGIACITFGGILFVGIVAPQSGLLGGALGVGARMVVGLGAYVVPFLFIIAGGVLVTGAPRSATTTRLIGFFLLFLVFVTWSQFARTASVTALFSQPRIDPLDVQLGGGYLGLGMGYLLELILGRISSHIFLTAVLIISLVLITGVPFMMLVALPVAGIRLLFSGRGKLRGFDVRRPVELERNGSEKKERPKVLTILKKPVVVNGEKSDVVTGAVVTGKIDRGQSAAAQLPRESNAEFQLPPVTLLNEPPPPPKRIQSELNYKIDVIERTLEEFKIEADVVEVCHGPTVTRYEIQLAPGIKVNKIVSLADNLAMALAAIDVRVEAPIPGKSAIGVEVPNSNPGIVTLREVIDNEEFWNAPSKLTFALGKDIAGEPKFADLAKMPHMLIAGATNAGKSVCLNSMIASLLFRATPKEVKFILIDPKRVELSLFDGIPHLCTPVVRDIRQAAGILRATLKEMERRYDLFVQMGTRNFDGYNAKAKPEERLPYLVLIIDELADLMMQAGPEVEFAICRLAQLARATGIHLVIATQRPSVDVVTGTIKANISSRVAFAVNSQVDSRTILDMGGAERLIGRGDMLFKPVDAAKPVRIQGCLITEREIESLVKFLKDQGSPVYTMEPAQITDVAGAADDGVKDEFYEPAVRLVVTQGYASTSMIQRRFKIGYTRAARIVDAMETQGIVGPPDGARPREVLITAEDLDRVLGGATFGEETNNFDEEDN encoded by the coding sequence ATGAATCGCACGCGGCGGAAAATCCAGAATGATTCCCTAATGCAAGACATCGCCGGCATTGCTTGTATCACCTTCGGCGGTATCCTTTTTGTTGGAATCGTTGCCCCACAGAGCGGTCTACTTGGAGGAGCACTGGGTGTGGGAGCAAGGATGGTCGTCGGCCTTGGCGCATACGTTGTGCCCTTTCTCTTCATTATAGCAGGCGGTGTTCTTGTTACAGGTGCGCCTCGGTCGGCAACAACTACAAGGTTAATTGGCTTCTTTCTTCTTTTTTTGGTATTTGTGACATGGTCGCAATTTGCTCGCACTGCAAGTGTGACGGCGCTATTCTCCCAACCTAGAATTGATCCGCTGGACGTTCAGCTTGGGGGTGGATACCTTGGCCTCGGCATGGGATATCTCCTTGAATTAATACTTGGGCGCATAAGTAGTCACATCTTCCTAACAGCTGTATTGATTATTTCACTTGTGCTGATTACAGGTGTGCCTTTTATGATGTTAGTTGCACTCCCTGTTGCAGGCATACGGCTACTGTTTTCAGGCAGAGGAAAACTGCGAGGGTTCGATGTCCGGCGGCCAGTCGAGCTAGAGCGCAACGGCTCTGAGAAGAAGGAACGTCCCAAAGTACTCACCATTCTTAAAAAGCCGGTGGTCGTCAACGGTGAAAAGTCAGACGTTGTCACAGGTGCGGTCGTTACGGGCAAGATAGACCGCGGCCAGTCTGCGGCTGCTCAGCTACCTCGGGAAAGCAATGCTGAGTTCCAATTGCCGCCCGTTACCTTGTTAAATGAGCCGCCACCGCCGCCAAAACGAATTCAATCCGAGCTTAATTACAAGATTGATGTTATTGAACGCACACTTGAGGAATTCAAAATCGAAGCAGACGTTGTCGAAGTTTGCCACGGCCCTACGGTAACGCGGTATGAGATTCAACTTGCGCCTGGAATTAAGGTCAACAAAATTGTGAGCCTAGCAGATAACCTTGCAATGGCGCTTGCAGCAATTGATGTTCGCGTGGAAGCGCCCATCCCAGGGAAATCAGCGATTGGCGTCGAAGTGCCAAATAGTAATCCTGGTATAGTTACGCTTAGAGAAGTCATAGACAATGAGGAGTTTTGGAATGCGCCCTCAAAGCTGACGTTCGCGTTGGGCAAGGATATTGCCGGCGAACCGAAATTTGCCGATTTAGCTAAGATGCCGCATATGTTGATTGCGGGCGCTACCAATGCTGGAAAAAGTGTATGCCTTAACTCAATGATCGCAAGCTTGCTTTTCCGAGCCACCCCGAAAGAAGTTAAGTTTATACTAATCGACCCAAAGCGAGTTGAACTAAGCTTATTTGATGGAATTCCACATTTGTGCACGCCAGTTGTGAGAGATATTAGGCAGGCGGCGGGGATACTCCGTGCAACCCTTAAAGAAATGGAGCGGAGGTATGACCTCTTTGTTCAAATGGGTACGCGGAACTTTGACGGATACAACGCGAAGGCGAAGCCCGAGGAGCGTCTCCCATATTTGGTTTTAATAATTGACGAGCTTGCCGACCTAATGATGCAGGCTGGCCCGGAAGTAGAGTTTGCGATTTGTCGCCTAGCACAGCTTGCCCGTGCTACTGGTATCCATCTCGTAATAGCTACTCAGCGTCCTTCGGTCGATGTGGTTACCGGCACTATTAAAGCGAATATCTCCTCCAGGGTGGCGTTTGCAGTTAATTCGCAAGTAGATAGTCGCACAATCCTCGATATGGGCGGTGCAGAACGGCTTATTGGTAGGGGCGACATGCTATTCAAGCCTGTTGACGCTGCCAAGCCTGTTAGAATCCAGGGTTGTTTGATTACCGAAAGAGAAATCGAGTCGCTTGTGAAGTTCCTGAAAGACCAGGGGTCGCCAGTATATACAATGGAGCCAGCTCAAATCACCGATGTTGCTGGCGCCGCTGACGATGGAGTAAAAGACGAATTCTACGAACCAGCGGTGCGATTGGTAGTGACCCAAGGCTATGCATCAACATCAATGATCCAAAGGCGTTTCAAGATTGGCTATACCCGTGCTGCAAGGATTGTTGATGCAATGGAAACCCAAGGTATCGTTGGCCCGCCCGATGGCGCTAGGCCAAGGGAAGTGCTAATCACAGCCGAGGACTTAGACCGTGTGCTAGGCGGTGCTACTTTCGGAGAGGAAACGAACAACTTCGACGAAGAGGACAATTAA